The Urbifossiella limnaea genome has a window encoding:
- a CDS encoding DUF1016 N-terminal domain-containing protein has translation MPRKPAKPAAEADYPDLLARVSAVLEQGRRSAARTVNAVLAASYWQVGRHVVEREQGGRRKAGYGEELLKRLTADLVARFGRGFSRRNLEQMRAFYLGWQFGQTPSGKSQVRVRCELPESPPAGKAQTVSAELAPGTSPVPAVPLDPAATLLDAFPLPWSHYVRLMAVRDDFARWFYEDEAIKGGWSVRQLDRQVSTLLFERTGAAKNKAAVLARGRAGDPADVVTPAEAIRDPYVLEFLDLKDEYAESDL, from the coding sequence ATGCCCCGCAAGCCCGCCAAGCCTGCCGCCGAGGCCGACTACCCCGACCTGCTCGCCCGCGTCTCGGCGGTGCTGGAGCAGGGCCGGCGGTCGGCCGCCCGCACCGTCAACGCCGTCCTCGCGGCGAGCTACTGGCAGGTCGGCCGGCACGTCGTCGAGCGCGAGCAGGGCGGCCGGCGGAAGGCCGGGTACGGGGAGGAACTCCTCAAGCGGCTGACCGCCGACCTGGTGGCCCGGTTCGGCCGCGGGTTCTCCCGCCGGAACCTGGAGCAAATGCGGGCGTTCTACCTGGGCTGGCAGTTCGGCCAGACGCCGTCCGGCAAGTCCCAGGTGCGGGTCCGCTGCGAGCTGCCTGAATCACCCCCGGCCGGAAAAGCGCAGACGGTGTCTGCGGAATTGGCCCCGGGCACCTCCCCGGTGCCCGCGGTCCCGCTCGACCCGGCGGCCACGCTGCTGGACGCGTTCCCGCTGCCGTGGTCCCACTACGTCCGGCTGATGGCCGTCCGGGACGACTTCGCCCGGTGGTTCTACGAGGACGAGGCGATCAAGGGCGGGTGGTCGGTCCGCCAGCTCGACCGGCAGGTCTCGACGCTCCTGTTCGAGCGGACCGGGGCGGCCAAGAACAAGGCCGCCGTGCTGGCCCGGGGACGGGCGGGCGACCCGGCGGACGTGGTCACCCCGGCCGAGGCGATCCGCGACCCGTACGTGCTGGAGTTCCTCGACCTCAAGGACGAGTACGCCGAGAGCGACCTGTAG
- a CDS encoding ParB/RepB/Spo0J family partition protein yields the protein MDWEHGVVRPVPLDRLGQRYRRYRLADPLAEEAMAGSLRRWGQLSPVVACVRGDGLELLDGFKRLAAARQVAGSTSLSVRVVELDEPLAKAAILGLNRGQRAARELEEAWVVQGLVRDDGLTQVEAAHLLGQHKSWVCRRLALLERLSEAVVEDLRLGLLGPALARQLVRLPAGNQEAVLALTRRASLTAQEVGGVIDLLRGASPEQAAFVLAKPREALRQVNGVPTALRDPRLSRAGNWLVKHLTQAADVLTRLEQWLVSPGERELADRDRRIVEPVLVQLGDQASRVAERVLGPAVLREGRRP from the coding sequence ATGGACTGGGAGCACGGCGTGGTGCGGCCGGTGCCGCTCGACCGACTGGGTCAACGCTACCGCCGCTACCGCCTGGCCGATCCGCTCGCGGAAGAGGCGATGGCCGGTTCGCTGCGTCGCTGGGGGCAGTTGTCGCCGGTCGTGGCGTGCGTCCGCGGCGACGGCCTGGAGTTGCTCGACGGCTTCAAGCGCCTGGCGGCGGCGCGGCAGGTGGCGGGATCGACGAGTCTGAGCGTGCGGGTGGTGGAGCTGGACGAGCCGCTGGCGAAGGCGGCGATCCTGGGCCTGAACCGCGGCCAGCGTGCGGCGCGGGAGCTGGAGGAAGCGTGGGTCGTGCAGGGGCTCGTCCGCGACGACGGGTTGACGCAGGTCGAAGCGGCGCACCTGCTGGGTCAGCACAAGAGCTGGGTGTGCCGGCGGCTGGCGTTGCTGGAGCGGCTGAGCGAAGCGGTGGTGGAGGACCTGCGGCTGGGGCTGCTCGGCCCGGCGCTGGCGCGGCAGCTGGTGCGGTTGCCCGCGGGCAACCAGGAGGCGGTGCTGGCGTTGACCCGCCGTGCGTCGCTGACGGCGCAGGAAGTCGGCGGCGTGATCGACCTGCTTCGCGGCGCGAGTCCGGAGCAGGCGGCGTTCGTGCTGGCGAAGCCGCGGGAGGCGTTGCGGCAGGTGAACGGCGTGCCGACGGCGCTGCGCGACCCGCGGCTGAGCCGGGCCGGCAACTGGCTCGTCAAGCACCTGACCCAGGCCGCGGACGTGCTGACCCGTCTGGAGCAGTGGCTCGTCTCGCCGGGCGAACGCGAACTGGCCGACCGCGATCGTCGGATCGTGGAGCCGGTGCTGGTGCAACTGGGGGATCAGGCGAGCCGCGTGGCGGAACGGGTGCTCGGTCCGGCAGTGCTGCGGGAAGGGAGGCGGCCATGA
- the istB gene encoding IS21-like element helper ATPase IstB, with amino-acid sequence MTPRPKTAPNTTPAATPGRRDQILADFATLRIPVTAEQLDAALQQAQDAGLAHLDFLHRLLADQAGLRRERRIERLVQQARFREALPLSTFDWTFNPAIPRVQIEALAQGDFIRRNQNVVFVGQSGLGKSRLIQSIGLAACLLEQAVYYTTSGDLLEDLTAAMADQTIHDRVRFYARFPLLIIDEFGFDRIERSLCPQAASLWYKIIDARSQQRSTALITNIDFGDWAEYLGDAPLAMALLDRVVDGATIVKLKGQSYRVHRPDKPAAK; translated from the coding sequence ATGACACCCCGCCCGAAGACCGCCCCGAACACGACGCCGGCCGCGACCCCGGGCCGGCGTGACCAGATCCTCGCCGACTTCGCGACCCTGCGCATCCCCGTGACCGCCGAGCAACTCGACGCGGCCTTGCAGCAGGCGCAGGATGCCGGCCTCGCGCACCTCGACTTCCTGCACCGCTTGCTCGCCGACCAGGCCGGACTCCGCCGCGAGCGTCGCATCGAGCGACTCGTCCAGCAGGCCCGCTTCCGCGAAGCCCTGCCGCTGTCCACCTTCGACTGGACCTTCAACCCCGCCATCCCCCGCGTGCAGATCGAGGCCCTGGCCCAGGGCGACTTCATCCGCCGCAACCAGAACGTCGTCTTCGTCGGGCAGTCCGGCCTGGGGAAGAGTCGGCTCATCCAGAGCATCGGCCTGGCCGCGTGCCTGCTCGAACAGGCGGTGTACTACACCACCAGCGGCGACCTCCTCGAAGACCTCACCGCCGCGATGGCCGATCAGACCATCCACGACCGCGTCCGCTTCTACGCCCGCTTCCCGCTGTTGATCATCGACGAGTTCGGCTTCGACCGCATCGAACGCAGCCTCTGCCCGCAGGCGGCGAGCCTGTGGTACAAGATCATCGACGCCCGCAGCCAGCAGCGTTCCACCGCCCTGATCACCAACATCGACTTCGGCGACTGGGCCGAATACCTCGGCGACGCGCCGCTGGCGATGGCGTTGCTGGACCGCGTCGTCGACGGCGCGACCATCGTGAAGCTGAAGGGCCAGTCCTACCGCGTCCACCGCCCCGACAAGCCCGCCGCGAAATGA
- a CDS encoding recombinase family protein → MSGGNPPASPFGHKLRPRHLDRLAVVYVRQSSPQQVACNRESTDLQYQLRQRAVTLGLGEDRVLVIDDDQGISGSSVENRPGFQRLLAEVSLGHVGVVFGREVSRLSRSCRDWHQLLELCALFQVLIADADGVYDPTDPSDRLLLGLRGMMSEAELHVLKARMHQGKLNKARRGELFTCVPVGYVRSPDGGIALDPDEQVRGVVSLVFAKYAELGSLTKTHAYLVANNIQLGLRVYKGPGKGRLVWHRPRRSALYEMLRHPFYAGAYAYGRSPLDPTRRGPTRPKGGRRNAPPEEWVCLLRDKVPAYISWEQYEETRRRSSANDRGGGSKQATGRAPTLLNGIVRCGRCGRAMGARNARASANPRYACDWEFREYGGPRCQSLVAAYPDRLVESVLKAVEPASLELSLRATERAEQDRERLHAHWKQRLERAGYEADRARRQYDAVDPENRLVARALERQWEAKLVEQQRLAEDYARFQAERPRHLSAADRERIVALAADLPGLWHSRTTTGGDRRAVVRLLIERVELARHGETERADVTVHWRGGLVTRHEIRQGLRAYRALGGLAQLRERILELRGDGHTADAIAEVLNREGHRVARGDGFTGDRVRQLLARFGQTGVPPGVRDASDLPGVDECWLPELAKRLGVKPIVVHRWRWSGWLHARQLRGENGRWIVWADAAELKRLRRLRAFEIKHHGRRTPSPDLTVPARRPGPRGATTHSQSGGN, encoded by the coding sequence ATGAGCGGCGGTAACCCTCCGGCCTCCCCGTTCGGCCACAAGCTCCGCCCCCGGCACCTCGACCGGCTGGCCGTCGTCTACGTCCGCCAGTCCAGCCCGCAACAGGTCGCCTGCAACCGCGAGTCGACCGACTTGCAGTACCAACTGCGACAGCGGGCTGTCACCCTGGGTTTGGGCGAGGACCGCGTGCTGGTGATCGACGACGATCAGGGGATCAGCGGCTCCTCCGTCGAGAACCGGCCGGGGTTCCAGCGGCTACTGGCCGAGGTGTCGCTCGGCCACGTCGGGGTCGTGTTCGGCCGGGAGGTGAGCCGGCTGTCCCGGTCGTGCCGGGACTGGCACCAGTTGCTGGAGCTGTGCGCCCTGTTCCAGGTGCTGATCGCCGACGCCGACGGGGTGTACGACCCGACCGACCCGTCGGACCGCCTCCTGCTCGGGCTGCGCGGCATGATGTCCGAGGCCGAACTTCATGTCCTCAAGGCCCGGATGCATCAGGGCAAGCTGAACAAGGCCCGCCGGGGCGAGCTGTTCACCTGCGTGCCGGTCGGGTACGTGCGGTCGCCCGACGGCGGCATCGCCCTGGACCCGGATGAGCAGGTCCGCGGGGTGGTGTCGCTGGTGTTCGCTAAGTACGCCGAACTCGGGTCGCTGACGAAGACGCACGCGTACCTCGTGGCGAACAACATCCAGCTCGGGCTGCGGGTGTACAAGGGACCGGGCAAGGGGCGGCTGGTGTGGCACCGGCCCCGGCGCAGCGCCCTCTACGAGATGCTCCGGCACCCGTTCTACGCGGGAGCCTACGCCTACGGTCGCAGCCCGCTCGACCCGACCCGGCGCGGGCCGACCCGGCCGAAGGGCGGACGCCGCAACGCCCCGCCCGAGGAGTGGGTGTGCCTGCTCCGGGACAAGGTGCCGGCGTACATCTCGTGGGAGCAGTACGAGGAGACCCGGCGTCGGTCGTCGGCGAACGATCGCGGGGGTGGGTCGAAGCAGGCCACGGGTCGGGCGCCGACGCTCCTCAACGGGATCGTGCGGTGCGGCCGGTGCGGCCGGGCGATGGGGGCGCGGAACGCGCGGGCGTCGGCCAACCCGCGGTACGCCTGCGACTGGGAGTTCCGGGAGTACGGCGGGCCGCGGTGCCAGAGCCTGGTGGCCGCGTACCCGGACCGGCTGGTCGAGTCGGTCCTCAAGGCGGTCGAGCCGGCGTCGCTGGAGCTGAGCCTGCGGGCGACCGAGCGGGCCGAGCAGGACCGGGAGCGGCTGCACGCCCACTGGAAGCAGCGGCTGGAGCGGGCCGGGTACGAGGCGGACCGGGCGCGGCGGCAGTACGACGCGGTGGACCCGGAGAACCGGCTGGTGGCCCGGGCGCTGGAGCGGCAGTGGGAGGCAAAGCTGGTCGAGCAGCAACGGCTGGCGGAGGACTACGCCCGGTTCCAGGCCGAGCGGCCGCGGCACCTCAGCGCCGCCGACCGGGAGCGGATCGTGGCGCTGGCGGCCGACCTGCCGGGGCTGTGGCACAGCCGAACGACGACCGGGGGCGACCGGCGGGCCGTCGTCCGGCTCCTGATCGAGCGTGTAGAGTTGGCGCGGCACGGCGAGACGGAACGGGCCGATGTGACGGTCCACTGGCGTGGCGGGTTGGTGACGCGACACGAGATCCGCCAAGGGCTGCGGGCCTACCGAGCGCTCGGCGGGTTGGCGCAGCTCCGCGAGCGCATCCTGGAGCTGCGGGGCGACGGTCATACCGCGGATGCAATCGCCGAGGTGCTCAACCGCGAGGGGCACCGGGTGGCGCGCGGTGACGGGTTCACCGGTGACCGGGTGCGTCAGTTGTTGGCCCGGTTCGGGCAGACGGGCGTCCCACCGGGAGTGCGGGACGCGAGCGACCTGCCGGGGGTCGACGAGTGCTGGCTGCCGGAGTTGGCGAAGCGTCTGGGTGTGAAGCCGATCGTGGTGCACCGGTGGCGGTGGTCGGGGTGGCTACACGCGCGACAGTTGCGGGGCGAGAATGGGAGGTGGATCGTGTGGGCCGACGCGGCGGAACTCAAGCGACTCCGCCGACTGCGTGCGTTCGAGATCAAGCACCACGGCCGGCGGACGCCCTCGCCAGATCTGACCGTACCGGCGAGGCGACCGGGTCCGAGGGGTGCGACAACGCATTCGCAGAGTGGAGGGAACTGA
- a CDS encoding helicase-associated domain-containing protein, with the protein MAWGKTDYEALTAREAFGKLTLDDLRPLAELVAADPPTKKSDIVPLLARVMTNEARVRELYDGLDPLSRDAVRVAAADANGRLDREKFRAWFGEPPRFDEPGPAPRGRAYGYGRSQRPPTPLRLFFPRFDYLPTDTRDILRGFVPPPDAFAVPTVDAPPATHILYEQVWHDRGSVKEEKEEPVRVRETASEAEADVRAVLRLVDAGRLRVTDKKLIPTEAARQAVAGVLAGGDFYAPDDASESRYDPAADISIKAFAWPVLVQAGGLAEKSGDALKLTAAGKKALTAPPADVLRKLWAAWLKTRQFDEFARVDAIKGQGRARMSAAAGRRKLVADALAACPAGRWFTVEDFFRLLRATGREFVVANAAHALYIAEHYYGNLGYDDEHAWEQLQGRFVLAFLFESAATLGVVDVAYVPPQGVRHDFHGRWGADEFECLSRYDGLLCLRVNPLGAWLLGTTDAYRPAAPARTGVLRVLANRDVVAAGPLPAADRLTLGRFADPASEGVWKLSAEKILGVVEKGGSVDELEQFLASRAAGEVPRTVTTFLADLRAKAGRLVDAGPARLIACADEHIAAELASDRRLKGMCLRAGDRFVVVRESDLDAVRKVAWRLGFVWPVPPG; encoded by the coding sequence ATGGCGTGGGGCAAAACCGACTACGAGGCCCTGACCGCCCGCGAGGCGTTCGGGAAGCTGACCCTCGACGACCTCCGGCCGCTGGCCGAGCTGGTCGCCGCCGACCCGCCGACGAAGAAGAGCGACATCGTCCCGCTCCTGGCCCGGGTGATGACGAACGAGGCCCGGGTCCGCGAGCTGTACGACGGCCTCGACCCGCTGTCGCGGGACGCCGTCCGGGTGGCCGCGGCCGACGCCAACGGGCGGCTCGACCGGGAGAAATTCCGGGCGTGGTTCGGCGAGCCGCCGCGGTTCGACGAGCCCGGCCCGGCTCCCCGGGGCCGGGCGTACGGGTACGGACGGTCGCAGCGACCGCCGACCCCGCTGCGGCTGTTCTTCCCCCGGTTCGACTACCTGCCGACGGACACCCGGGACATCCTCCGCGGGTTCGTCCCGCCGCCCGACGCGTTCGCCGTCCCGACCGTCGACGCCCCACCGGCGACCCACATCCTGTACGAGCAGGTCTGGCACGACCGGGGCAGCGTCAAGGAGGAGAAGGAGGAGCCGGTCCGGGTGCGGGAGACGGCGTCCGAGGCGGAGGCCGACGTCCGGGCGGTGCTCCGGCTCGTCGACGCCGGCAGGCTCCGGGTGACGGACAAGAAGCTGATCCCGACCGAGGCCGCCCGGCAGGCGGTGGCCGGGGTACTGGCCGGCGGCGACTTCTACGCCCCGGACGACGCCTCCGAGTCCAGGTACGACCCGGCCGCGGACATCTCGATCAAGGCGTTCGCCTGGCCGGTGCTGGTGCAGGCCGGCGGGCTGGCCGAGAAGAGCGGGGACGCTCTGAAACTCACCGCGGCCGGAAAGAAGGCCCTGACCGCCCCGCCCGCGGACGTGCTGCGCAAGCTCTGGGCGGCCTGGCTGAAGACCCGGCAGTTCGACGAGTTCGCCCGGGTGGACGCGATCAAGGGGCAGGGCCGGGCACGGATGAGTGCCGCCGCCGGGAGGCGGAAGCTGGTGGCCGACGCCCTGGCCGCCTGCCCGGCCGGGCGGTGGTTCACCGTGGAGGACTTCTTCCGGCTCTTGCGGGCGACGGGGCGGGAGTTCGTGGTCGCCAACGCGGCCCACGCGCTGTACATCGCCGAGCACTACTACGGGAACCTGGGGTACGACGACGAGCACGCCTGGGAGCAGCTTCAGGGGCGGTTCGTGCTGGCCTTCCTGTTCGAGTCCGCCGCCACCCTCGGAGTGGTCGACGTGGCCTACGTTCCGCCGCAGGGGGTACGGCACGACTTCCACGGCCGGTGGGGGGCGGACGAGTTCGAGTGCCTGTCCCGGTACGACGGGCTCTTGTGCCTGCGGGTCAACCCGCTCGGGGCGTGGCTGCTTGGGACCACCGACGCATACCGTCCGGCGGCCCCGGCCCGGACCGGGGTGCTGCGGGTGCTGGCCAACCGGGACGTGGTCGCCGCCGGCCCGCTCCCGGCGGCCGACCGGCTGACCCTGGGGCGGTTTGCCGACCCGGCGTCCGAGGGGGTGTGGAAGCTGTCGGCCGAGAAGATCCTCGGGGTGGTCGAGAAGGGCGGGAGCGTGGACGAGCTGGAGCAGTTCCTGGCGTCGCGGGCGGCGGGGGAAGTGCCCCGCACGGTCACCACCTTTCTGGCCGACCTGCGGGCCAAGGCCGGCCGGCTGGTCGACGCCGGGCCGGCCCGGCTGATTGCGTGTGCCGACGAACACATAGCGGCCGAGCTGGCGTCCGACCGGCGATTGAAGGGGATGTGCCTTCGGGCCGGGGACAGGTTCGTGGTGGTCCGTGAGTCCGATCTGGACGCGGTACGGAAGGTGGCCTGGCGGCTCGGTTTCGTCTGGCCGGTCCCGCCCGGGTGA
- a CDS encoding PDDEXK nuclease domain-containing protein, translating to MGTGFTFVARQKRVRVGDSWYKIDLLLFHRVLRCLVVIDLKLGAFTHADAGQMNLYLNYAREHLVVAGEADPVGLILCSDKDDAVVHYAMGGINARVFASTYRTVLPDEATLRREILAVDRGLKQGHFRGRRRASRSCRAERADGHFAAGLSGRWTR from the coding sequence CTGGGGACCGGGTTCACGTTCGTCGCCCGGCAGAAGCGGGTCCGGGTCGGGGACTCGTGGTACAAGATCGACCTGCTGCTGTTCCACCGGGTACTCCGGTGCCTGGTGGTGATCGACCTGAAGCTCGGGGCGTTCACCCACGCCGACGCCGGGCAGATGAACCTGTACCTGAACTACGCGAGGGAGCACCTGGTCGTGGCCGGGGAGGCCGACCCGGTCGGGCTGATCCTGTGCAGCGACAAGGACGACGCGGTGGTCCACTACGCGATGGGCGGGATCAACGCCCGGGTGTTCGCGTCCACCTACAGGACGGTGCTCCCGGACGAGGCCACCCTGCGGCGGGAGATCCTGGCTGTCGATCGCGGTTTGAAACAGGGCCACTTTCGCGGTCGGAGGCGGGCCAGTCGGAGTTGCCGGGCGGAGCGAGCGGACGGTCATTTCGCGGCGGGCTTGTCGGGGCGGTGGACGCGGTAG
- the istA gene encoding IS21 family transposase: MNEATRLEIVQRHQQGASARSIARSLGISRGTVDRVLARIEAARTGSTGPGDPPPRRGSRLDAYEPILKELLDRYPNLTVERALQELRARGFAGGYTIVRLRVKRLRPRATPPPVPRFETGPGDQAQMDHGVYDLDFTREGRRRVYLFSYLLGYSRRQYLRFVESTDLPTTLREHVNAFRHLGGVARTCLYDNFKAVVLRHDAEGPLYNPKFLAFATHYGFRPRACRVRRPQTKGKVERKFHYVEVNLLNGRTFDSLDHLNEVTARWLATVADVHTIRDFRETPRDRHERERPHLLPLPTRDFDTALVVYRHVNVEGFLTHRLNHYSVPWSFIGQVLPVRIADGEVIVYSVGLEEVARHPLVPATRSGVRQSIKSHHPTGDPEERTRLLRQRFADLGPVGTAFLDGLLARQIQGKLQAQHLLALAAQYTRDDVRAALDRAVRFGAFSLAAVRRILAARARPRPRLDELAELHRDSLDPTLRDDVIGPRSTRDYQHLLASDEPEEPGDDTPPEDRPEHDAGRDPGPA, from the coding sequence ATGAACGAGGCCACGCGGCTGGAGATCGTGCAGCGGCATCAGCAGGGCGCGTCGGCGCGGTCGATCGCGCGTTCGCTGGGGATCTCACGCGGCACCGTCGATCGCGTGCTGGCCCGGATCGAAGCCGCCCGCACGGGCTCGACCGGTCCCGGCGATCCGCCGCCGCGTCGCGGCAGTCGCCTCGACGCGTACGAGCCGATCCTGAAGGAACTGCTCGACCGCTACCCGAACCTGACCGTGGAACGCGCCCTGCAGGAGTTGCGGGCACGCGGCTTCGCGGGCGGGTACACGATCGTCCGCCTGCGGGTGAAGCGACTCCGTCCGCGGGCCACGCCGCCACCCGTGCCGCGCTTCGAGACGGGACCGGGCGACCAGGCCCAGATGGACCACGGCGTCTACGACCTCGACTTCACCCGCGAAGGCCGCCGCCGCGTCTACCTGTTCAGCTACCTGCTCGGCTACTCCCGCCGCCAGTACCTCCGCTTCGTCGAGTCGACGGACCTGCCGACCACGCTCCGCGAGCACGTCAACGCCTTCCGCCACCTGGGCGGCGTGGCGCGGACGTGCCTGTACGACAACTTCAAGGCGGTGGTGTTGCGGCACGACGCCGAGGGGCCGCTGTACAACCCGAAGTTCCTGGCCTTCGCCACCCACTACGGCTTCCGACCCCGGGCGTGCCGCGTGCGACGGCCCCAGACCAAGGGGAAGGTCGAGAGGAAGTTCCACTACGTCGAGGTCAACCTGCTCAACGGCCGCACCTTCGACTCGCTCGATCACCTCAACGAGGTGACGGCCCGGTGGCTGGCGACGGTCGCCGATGTTCACACGATTCGCGACTTCCGGGAGACGCCACGCGACCGCCACGAGCGCGAACGGCCGCACCTGCTGCCGCTCCCCACCCGCGACTTCGACACCGCTCTCGTGGTCTATCGCCACGTCAACGTCGAGGGCTTCCTCACGCACCGATTGAACCACTACTCGGTGCCGTGGTCGTTCATCGGCCAGGTCCTGCCGGTCCGCATCGCCGACGGCGAGGTCATCGTCTACTCGGTCGGTCTGGAGGAGGTCGCCCGCCACCCCCTGGTGCCGGCCACACGCAGCGGCGTGCGGCAGTCGATCAAGAGCCATCATCCGACCGGCGATCCCGAGGAGCGGACGCGGCTGTTGCGACAACGCTTCGCGGACCTCGGCCCGGTCGGCACCGCGTTCCTCGACGGCCTGCTCGCCCGGCAGATCCAGGGCAAGTTGCAGGCCCAGCACCTGCTCGCCCTGGCCGCGCAGTACACGCGGGACGACGTGCGTGCCGCCCTCGACCGCGCCGTCCGCTTCGGCGCCTTCTCGCTCGCCGCCGTCCGCCGCATCCTCGCCGCCCGGGCTCGACCCCGGCCCCGGCTCGACGAACTCGCCGAACTCCACCGCGATTCGCTCGATCCCACCCTGCGCGACGATGTCATCGGGCCGCGGTCCACCCGCGACTATCAACACCTGCTCGCGTCCGACGAGCCCGAGGAACCCGGCGATGACACCCCGCCCGAAGACCGCCCCGAACACGACGCCGGCCGCGACCCCGGGCCGGCGTGA
- a CDS encoding MBL fold metallo-hydrolase, translating to MFLREDQFGEAVGTSFVKAQPTARAERRVALQALLACPTGSIGCLGDDDVKAVTDDFPHVIEEPVYYCGYYSPKSYGGNSYFVRHAAGNWLIDAPKFVAPLVRRLEALGGVAHFFLTHRDDVADADRFAAHFHAHRVIHRAELSSQPGAEVVLDGGGPWALAPGFLAIPTPGHTEGHCALLVQDRFLFTGDHLDWDRDKQRLAASENYCWYSWPQQADSMRRLADYRFEWVLPGHGQRVRLPADEMRAEVLRLADEMRSGEV from the coding sequence ATTTTTCTTCGGGAAGATCAGTTCGGCGAGGCCGTCGGCACGTCCTTCGTGAAGGCCCAGCCCACCGCCAGGGCCGAGCGGCGAGTTGCGTTGCAGGCATTGCTGGCGTGTCCCACCGGGTCCATCGGCTGCCTCGGCGACGACGACGTGAAGGCCGTGACGGACGACTTCCCGCACGTCATTGAGGAGCCGGTGTACTACTGCGGGTACTACTCCCCGAAGTCATACGGCGGCAACAGCTACTTCGTCCGGCACGCCGCAGGCAACTGGCTGATCGACGCCCCGAAGTTCGTCGCCCCGCTGGTGCGGCGGCTGGAGGCGCTGGGCGGGGTCGCCCACTTCTTCCTGACGCACCGGGACGACGTGGCCGACGCCGACCGCTTCGCCGCCCACTTCCACGCCCACCGGGTCATCCACCGGGCCGAGTTGTCCTCGCAGCCGGGTGCGGAAGTCGTCCTCGACGGCGGCGGGCCGTGGGCGTTGGCCCCCGGCTTCCTCGCCATCCCGACGCCGGGCCACACGGAGGGCCACTGCGCCTTGCTGGTCCAGGACCGCTTCCTGTTCACCGGCGACCACCTGGATTGGGACCGGGACAAACAGCGCCTTGCGGCCTCCGAGAACTACTGCTGGTACTCGTGGCCGCAGCAGGCGGATTCCATGCGGCGGCTGGCGGATTACCGCTTCGAGTGGGTGCTGCCCGGCCACGGCCAGCGGGTGCGTTTACCTGCCGACGAGATGCGGGCCGAAGTCCTGCGGCTGGCCGACGAGATGCGGAGCGGGGAAGTCTGA
- a CDS encoding DUF3024 domain-containing protein: protein MAKQKKTWVYSPGLDPRARASDALKAEVERKANELIGTALTPKYVQPPPQNPKFNYVTGLSTKWHGRYFYFVATYACPFPDAASPTFEVNFARLEHTTVGRFNLAYLRHTGKWHQLFAGLTLDECLKSVRDDPWFQP, encoded by the coding sequence GTGGCGAAGCAGAAGAAGACCTGGGTGTACTCCCCGGGCCTCGACCCGCGGGCCAGGGCGTCGGACGCCCTCAAGGCCGAGGTCGAGCGGAAGGCGAACGAGCTGATCGGGACGGCCCTGACGCCGAAGTACGTGCAGCCGCCGCCGCAGAACCCGAAGTTCAACTACGTGACCGGGCTCTCGACGAAGTGGCACGGCCGGTACTTCTACTTCGTGGCCACCTACGCCTGCCCGTTCCCCGACGCCGCGTCGCCTACGTTCGAGGTGAACTTCGCCCGGCTGGAGCACACCACCGTGGGGCGGTTCAACCTGGCGTACCTGCGGCACACCGGGAAGTGGCACCAGCTGTTCGCCGGGCTGACGCTGGACGAGTGCCTGAAGTCGGTCCGCGACGACCCGTGGTTCCAGCCGTGA